In Streptomyces seoulensis, the following are encoded in one genomic region:
- a CDS encoding PAS domain-containing protein — MSSRPSRGAARLAAILDALPDALLLVNANGTVVNANTIALEAFEAPGTALVGRGLLDLLPQFDSKLIPGSMRRPDHMDPAGRTKPTRMVARRTDGTEFPVEVTSANLENPQQAYDGSAYTGDELLMLVVRDLSGTVDTEAELARSQRQTEMILRAASEGVVGTDTDGRIVLVNPAAAQILGYRAGELGGRELHTLVLHSRADGSPFPYDESPLADTLRSGRKHRVRGQVLWSKAGDEVSVDLTTAPVRDGDQLVGAVMTFTDRRPYQSLADEKEALEQAHAKELERIAEEHAADLTALRQKHATEVEELTERGAAELTELREKLQEELAAGEERYAALGEREKDRYDALAGRHEQLLTLLASSLRGPLDELRRELAALAADDAGQLWPEANQVLHHLSAGYARITALIDNVLGFQRLDSGTDDIARTKVMLDAVVAAGVDGAVELIGPGRVQFAVHAPPIEAEVDPQRLATALAHLVADVAGVDATGNAPVSSAGYLDNTVVVAAAQRGEVARIEVRGPYAGGDPVHEPIVRGIVRAHGGVLQTHEVPGMSGRAYVLEVPLGGGAGTVAAPVPDPRAAVSSGAEVALVGDAGEQGGRRRARRSSTDAFLQSEVAGAEAPGAAAPTGRRRRRGAPAAEELAPAAIESAEPASSGTGRRRGRPAEVGDGVAAEGAVMTAAEHAAGTAASNTGLGGAVPPQGVPVPAGQRAPQGAGEQAALPPALPAPSAEGVENTDGTDGAEDASEDAQPTGRRRRALAAAAERAAAQDTGARTVFALPPAEADRAPEPETPGVRVGPLAEAQVPGAGTAAGAGVAPGLAVNAGPVPVRGLGQGVGPVPAQGAAPAQMPGVAPGPVPAQAPAPMPGVAPTPVPAQAPAPAPVAPLAAQAQPPVPPQPPAEVEPGDGGRHDAVPVDQSEDHTPPQPHPTTAPTGRRRRAVAQPAQQQEAAIPAQAAAPPAQPLPVPAQATAPEAAVPAQPLPAEAAAPAPAPAAPGPVPQPWPDDEDDDTAGAGLPRAALPPQFTPQARAAQPLPAEAPDATQGRAISVRTLGQGVPFVRQAAQVQQPTATPPPHATNGSGRRRKLGTPPPRPEAQPEAGARPHPEAAPAAAQPRRAPGTEGVGRSYAIGAPDANAAEGPEPLDGPGGAVEVADTPRPQPMDDELPPEPLDNPRRLLVWPAPDVTTSEALSTRGYRPVVVHSREEVDAQIAAFPAALFVDPLTGPITRTALQSLRQAAVAAEVPVLVTAGLGQASREAAYGADPAVLLKALAPRDSEQHPPRVLLVEEHAEIALALTATLERRGMQVARAASDADAVTLAGQFRPNLVVMDLMQAKQRQAGIVDWLRANGQLDRTPLVVYTAAVEQADLPKLASGETVLFLAERSTSDEVQGRIVDLLARIGTN, encoded by the coding sequence GTGAGCAGCAGGCCATCCCGAGGCGCTGCTCGCCTCGCAGCCATACTCGACGCCCTGCCCGACGCGTTGCTCCTGGTCAACGCCAACGGCACGGTCGTCAACGCCAACACCATCGCCCTGGAGGCGTTCGAGGCACCCGGTACGGCACTCGTGGGGCGGGGCCTGCTCGATCTGCTTCCGCAGTTCGACTCCAAGCTGATCCCCGGCTCGATGCGCCGCCCCGACCACATGGACCCGGCCGGCCGCACCAAGCCGACCCGGATGGTGGCCCGACGCACCGACGGCACCGAGTTCCCGGTCGAGGTCACCAGCGCCAACCTGGAGAACCCCCAGCAGGCGTACGACGGTTCGGCGTACACCGGTGACGAGCTGCTGATGCTCGTCGTGCGGGACCTCTCCGGGACCGTCGACACCGAGGCCGAACTCGCCCGTTCGCAGCGGCAGACCGAGATGATCCTGCGGGCCGCCTCCGAGGGCGTCGTCGGCACGGACACCGACGGCCGGATCGTGCTGGTCAACCCCGCCGCCGCACAGATCCTCGGCTACCGCGCCGGTGAGCTGGGCGGCCGCGAGCTGCACACCCTCGTCCTGCACTCCCGCGCCGACGGCTCCCCCTTCCCGTACGACGAGTCGCCGCTCGCCGACACCCTGCGCTCCGGGCGCAAGCACCGGGTGCGCGGGCAGGTGCTGTGGTCCAAGGCCGGGGACGAGGTCTCCGTCGACCTGACCACCGCCCCGGTGCGCGACGGCGACCAGCTCGTCGGAGCCGTCATGACCTTCACCGACCGGCGCCCGTACCAGTCCCTCGCCGACGAGAAGGAGGCGCTGGAGCAGGCACACGCGAAGGAGCTGGAGCGGATCGCCGAGGAGCACGCCGCCGACCTCACCGCGCTGCGCCAGAAGCACGCGACCGAGGTCGAGGAGCTGACCGAGCGCGGCGCCGCCGAGCTGACCGAACTGCGCGAGAAGCTCCAGGAGGAACTGGCCGCGGGCGAGGAGCGGTACGCCGCCCTCGGCGAGCGCGAGAAGGACCGGTACGACGCCCTCGCCGGGCGCCACGAGCAGCTGCTCACCCTCCTCGCCTCCTCCCTGCGCGGCCCGCTGGACGAGCTGCGGCGCGAACTGGCCGCCCTCGCCGCCGACGACGCGGGCCAACTCTGGCCCGAGGCCAACCAGGTGCTGCACCACCTCTCGGCCGGGTACGCCCGCATCACCGCCCTCATCGACAACGTCCTCGGCTTCCAGCGCCTGGACTCCGGCACCGACGACATCGCCCGTACCAAGGTGATGCTGGACGCGGTCGTCGCGGCCGGTGTCGACGGTGCCGTGGAGCTGATCGGGCCGGGACGCGTGCAGTTCGCCGTGCACGCGCCGCCCATCGAGGCCGAGGTCGACCCGCAGCGGCTCGCCACCGCGCTGGCCCACCTCGTGGCGGACGTCGCGGGCGTGGACGCCACCGGCAACGCCCCCGTCTCGTCGGCCGGTTACCTGGACAACACCGTGGTGGTCGCGGCCGCCCAGCGCGGCGAGGTCGCGCGCATCGAGGTGCGCGGGCCGTACGCCGGGGGCGACCCGGTGCACGAGCCGATCGTGCGGGGCATCGTCCGGGCGCACGGAGGTGTGCTCCAGACACATGAAGTACCGGGCATGAGTGGGCGTGCCTACGTCCTCGAAGTCCCGCTGGGCGGTGGCGCCGGTACGGTCGCCGCGCCTGTCCCGGACCCGCGCGCGGCCGTGTCGAGCGGCGCCGAGGTCGCCCTCGTGGGCGACGCGGGCGAGCAGGGCGGCCGGCGGCGGGCGCGGCGGTCCTCGACCGACGCGTTCCTTCAGAGCGAGGTCGCGGGCGCCGAGGCGCCGGGCGCGGCCGCGCCCACCGGGCGGCGCCGCAGGCGCGGTGCCCCGGCGGCCGAGGAACTGGCCCCGGCCGCGATCGAGAGCGCGGAGCCGGCCTCCAGCGGCACCGGCCGACGGCGGGGCCGTCCCGCCGAGGTCGGCGACGGGGTGGCGGCGGAGGGTGCCGTGATGACGGCGGCCGAGCACGCCGCCGGAACGGCCGCTTCGAACACCGGACTTGGCGGCGCGGTGCCGCCGCAGGGCGTACCGGTGCCCGCCGGGCAGCGGGCTCCGCAGGGCGCCGGTGAGCAGGCGGCACTGCCGCCCGCGCTGCCCGCGCCGAGCGCCGAGGGCGTTGAGAACACCGACGGCACCGACGGCGCCGAGGACGCGTCCGAGGATGCCCAGCCGACCGGCCGTCGCCGCCGTGCGCTGGCCGCCGCGGCCGAGCGTGCGGCCGCGCAGGACACGGGTGCGCGTACGGTCTTCGCCCTGCCGCCCGCCGAGGCGGACCGGGCGCCCGAGCCGGAGACGCCGGGCGTGCGGGTGGGTCCGCTCGCGGAGGCTCAGGTTCCCGGCGCGGGTACGGCCGCGGGGGCCGGGGTCGCTCCCGGGCTGGCCGTGAACGCCGGGCCGGTTCCGGTGCGGGGGCTCGGGCAGGGTGTGGGGCCGGTTCCGGCGCAGGGTGCGGCTCCGGCTCAGATGCCGGGCGTCGCTCCGGGTCCCGTTCCGGCGCAGGCTCCCGCCCCGATGCCGGGCGTCGCTCCGACTCCCGTTCCGGCACAGGCTCCCGCCCCGGCCCCCGTGGCCCCCCTCGCGGCACAGGCTCAGCCCCCCGTACCCCCGCAGCCCCCCGCCGAGGTCGAACCCGGTGACGGTGGGCGGCACGACGCGGTGCCCGTGGACCAGTCCGAGGACCACACGCCGCCGCAGCCGCATCCGACCACCGCGCCCACCGGCAGGCGCCGCCGGGCCGTGGCCCAGCCGGCGCAGCAGCAGGAGGCGGCGATCCCGGCCCAGGCTGCCGCGCCCCCGGCCCAGCCCCTCCCCGTACCGGCGCAGGCGACCGCCCCCGAGGCGGCCGTACCCGCGCAGCCGCTGCCCGCCGAGGCGGCGGCCCCCGCACCGGCACCGGCCGCTCCCGGACCCGTTCCGCAGCCGTGGCCCGACGACGAGGACGACGACACGGCGGGCGCGGGTCTGCCCAGGGCCGCGCTGCCGCCGCAGTTCACGCCGCAGGCGCGGGCCGCTCAGCCGCTGCCCGCCGAGGCGCCCGACGCCACCCAGGGCCGCGCGATCAGCGTGCGCACGCTGGGCCAGGGCGTGCCGTTCGTACGGCAGGCCGCGCAGGTGCAGCAGCCGACCGCGACCCCGCCCCCGCACGCCACCAACGGCAGCGGGCGGCGCCGCAAGCTGGGCACCCCGCCGCCGCGCCCGGAGGCGCAGCCCGAGGCGGGCGCCCGTCCGCACCCCGAGGCCGCACCGGCGGCCGCGCAGCCGCGCCGGGCGCCGGGTACCGAGGGCGTCGGCCGGTCGTACGCCATAGGGGCACCGGACGCGAACGCCGCCGAGGGGCCCGAGCCGCTGGACGGTCCCGGGGGCGCGGTGGAGGTCGCGGACACCCCGCGTCCGCAGCCGATGGACGACGAGCTGCCCCCGGAGCCGCTGGACAACCCGCGCCGGCTGCTGGTGTGGCCCGCGCCGGACGTGACCACCTCGGAGGCGCTGAGCACCCGTGGCTACCGGCCGGTGGTGGTGCACTCGCGCGAGGAGGTCGACGCGCAGATCGCGGCTTTCCCCGCCGCGCTGTTCGTGGACCCGCTGACCGGCCCGATCACCCGGACCGCGCTCCAGTCGCTGCGCCAGGCGGCGGTGGCCGCCGAGGTGCCGGTGCTGGTGACGGCCGGGCTCGGCCAGGCGAGCCGCGAGGCGGCGTACGGCGCCGACCCGGCCGTACTGCTGAAGGCGCTGGCGCCGCGGGACAGCGAGCAGCATCCGCCCCGGGTGCTGCTGGTCGAGGAGCACGCGGAGATCGCGCTGGCGCTGACCGCGACGCTGGAGCGGCGCGGGATGCAGGTGGCGCGGGCCGCGAGCGACGCCGACGCGGTGACGCTGGCCGGGCAGTTCCGGCCGAACCTCGTGGTGATGGACCTGATGCAGGCCAAGCAGCGCCAGGCCGGGATCGTGGACTGGCTGCGCGCCAACGGGCAGCTGGACCGGACCCCGCTGGTCGTCTACACGGCGGCGGTCGAGCAGGCGGACCTGCCGAAGCTGGCGTCGGGCGAGACGGTGCTGTTCCTCGCGGAGCGGTCCACCAGCGACGAGGTGCAGGGGCGGATCGTGGACCTGCTGGCCCGGATCGGCACCAACTGA
- a CDS encoding long-chain fatty acid--CoA ligase, translated as MLSTMQDVPLLISRILTHGSTVHGSSLITTWTGEAEPHRRTFAEIGTRSARLAHALTALGVRDDDRVATLMWNNAEHVEAYFAIPSMGAVLHTLNLRLPAEQLAWIVNHAADRVIIVNGSLIPLLAPLLPQLPTVEHIVVSGPGDRAPLAGGTAQVHEYEDLLAGRPETYDWPELDERRAAAMCYTSGTTGDPKGVVYSHRSVYLHSMQVNMTQSMGLTDQDTSLVVVPQFHVNAWGLPDAAFMTGVNLLMPDRFLQPVPLADMIAAEHPTHAAAVPTIWQGLLAELGTHPRDVSSLVQVTIGGAACPPSLMEAFDALGMRVCHAWGMTETSPLGTVARPPAHAIGTEEEFAYRLTQGRFPTSVEARLTGPGGERLPWDGESAGELEVRGPWIAGAYYNGPDAEPLRPDDKFSADGWLKTGDVGTISPDGFLTLTDRAKDVIKSGGEWISSVALENALMAHPDVAEAAVVAVPDEKWDERPLATVVLKEGAEVGFEALRVFLAEERGIARWQLPERWTIVETVPKTSVGKFDKKVLRRRYADGELDVTRL; from the coding sequence GTGCTGAGCACCATGCAGGACGTACCGCTGCTGATCTCGAGGATCCTGACCCACGGCTCGACCGTGCACGGGTCGTCGCTGATCACCACCTGGACCGGCGAGGCCGAGCCGCACCGGCGCACCTTCGCCGAGATCGGCACCCGCTCCGCCCGGCTCGCGCACGCCCTGACCGCCCTCGGGGTGCGGGACGACGACCGGGTAGCGACCCTGATGTGGAACAACGCCGAGCACGTGGAGGCGTACTTCGCCATCCCGTCCATGGGCGCCGTACTCCACACGCTCAACCTGCGGCTCCCCGCCGAGCAGCTCGCGTGGATCGTCAACCACGCCGCCGACCGCGTGATCATCGTCAACGGCTCGCTGATCCCGCTCCTCGCGCCCCTGCTGCCCCAGCTCCCCACCGTCGAGCACATCGTGGTGTCCGGCCCCGGCGACCGCGCCCCGCTCGCGGGCGGCACCGCGCAGGTCCACGAGTACGAGGACCTGCTCGCCGGTCGCCCGGAGACGTACGACTGGCCCGAGCTGGACGAACGCCGGGCCGCCGCCATGTGCTACACCTCCGGCACCACCGGCGACCCCAAGGGCGTGGTGTACAGCCACCGTTCGGTCTACCTGCACTCCATGCAGGTCAACATGACCCAGTCGATGGGCCTGACCGACCAGGACACCTCGCTGGTGGTCGTCCCGCAGTTCCACGTCAACGCCTGGGGCCTCCCGGACGCCGCGTTCATGACCGGCGTGAACCTGCTGATGCCGGACCGGTTCCTCCAGCCCGTACCGCTGGCCGACATGATCGCGGCCGAGCACCCGACGCACGCGGCCGCCGTCCCCACCATCTGGCAGGGCCTGCTCGCCGAACTCGGCACCCACCCCCGCGACGTCTCCTCCCTCGTCCAGGTCACCATCGGCGGCGCGGCCTGCCCGCCCTCCCTGATGGAGGCGTTCGACGCGCTCGGCATGCGGGTCTGCCACGCCTGGGGCATGACGGAGACCTCCCCGCTCGGCACGGTCGCCCGGCCGCCCGCCCATGCGATCGGCACCGAGGAGGAGTTCGCCTACCGGCTCACCCAGGGCCGCTTCCCCACCTCCGTCGAGGCCCGCCTGACCGGCCCCGGTGGCGAACGCCTGCCCTGGGACGGCGAGTCGGCGGGCGAGCTGGAGGTGCGCGGCCCCTGGATCGCGGGCGCCTACTACAACGGCCCCGACGCCGAACCCCTGCGCCCCGACGACAAGTTCAGCGCCGACGGCTGGCTGAAGACCGGCGACGTCGGCACCATCTCCCCCGACGGCTTCCTCACCCTGACCGACCGCGCCAAGGACGTCATCAAGTCCGGCGGCGAGTGGATCTCCTCGGTCGCGCTGGAGAACGCCCTGATGGCCCACCCGGACGTCGCCGAGGCCGCCGTGGTCGCCGTGCCGGACGAGAAGTGGGACGAACGCCCGCTGGCCACCGTGGTGTTGAAGGAGGGCGCGGAGGTCGGCTTCGAGGCGCTGCGCGTCTTCCTCGCCGAGGAGCGCGGGATCGCCCGCTGGCAGCTCCCCGAGCGCTGGACGATCGTCGAGACGGTGCCGAAGACCAGCGTCGGCAAGTTCGACAAGAAGGTGCTGCGCAGGCGGTACGCGGACGGCGAGCTGGACGTCACGCGGCTGTGA
- a CDS encoding SigE family RNA polymerase sigma factor, which translates to MTAPVCTSASAAAAPARQTLPHPRLAPATPSLYPSFASYVRARHPALLRTARSLTANPSDAEDLLQTALAKTYVAWERIEDHRALDGYVRRALLNTRTSQWRRRRVDEFACDELPEPEPRPGADDPAERQALRDAMWRAIMRLPARQRAMVVLRYYEDLSEAQTAEQLGVSVGTVKSAVSRALGKLREDPELSLAR; encoded by the coding sequence ATGACCGCACCCGTCTGCACCAGCGCCTCGGCCGCCGCCGCACCAGCGCGGCAGACTCTTCCCCACCCCCGGCTCGCCCCGGCCACCCCTTCGCTCTACCCCTCCTTCGCCTCCTACGTCCGCGCCCGCCACCCCGCCCTGCTGCGCACCGCCCGCTCGCTCACCGCCAATCCGAGCGACGCCGAGGACCTGCTGCAGACCGCGCTGGCCAAGACGTACGTCGCCTGGGAGCGCATCGAGGACCACCGGGCGCTGGACGGCTATGTGCGACGCGCCCTGCTCAACACCCGTACCTCGCAGTGGCGCAGACGGCGGGTGGACGAGTTCGCCTGCGACGAGCTGCCCGAGCCCGAGCCGCGTCCCGGTGCCGACGACCCGGCCGAACGGCAGGCCCTGCGCGACGCGATGTGGCGGGCGATCATGCGCCTGCCCGCGCGCCAGCGGGCGATGGTCGTCCTGCGCTACTACGAGGACCTCAGCGAGGCCCAGACCGCCGAGCAGCTCGGCGTCTCCGTCGGCACCGTGAAGTCCGCCGTCTCCCGCGCCCTCGGCAAGCTCCGCGAGGACCCCGAGCTGAGCCTGGCCCGCTGA
- a CDS encoding bifunctional DNA primase/polymerase: MATSHRQATPPALAHALSAAARGLAVIPLSRRKLPALRSPHHDDPAHPPCHGECGRLGHGVHDASADPARVRALFAAAPWATGYGIACGLPPHHLIGVDLDTKPGTDSPAALRALAVRHEFTIPATVVVLTPSGGRHLWLTGPPDVAVPNSAGRLAPGIDIRGAGGYLVGPGSRGTRGTYATAPGTGRLRPAPCPPALLRLLLPPPPRPSRAHSASDGAALLHFVRTAHEGERNSRLFWAACRAWEQGVGAALAGPLLDAARDAGLPEPEARATLGSAARRVGG; encoded by the coding sequence ATGGCCACCTCCCACCGGCAGGCCACACCGCCGGCCCTCGCCCACGCGCTGTCGGCCGCCGCGCGCGGGCTGGCCGTCATCCCCCTGTCCCGTCGCAAGCTCCCGGCGCTGCGCTCCCCGCACCACGACGACCCCGCGCACCCGCCCTGCCACGGCGAGTGCGGGCGGCTCGGGCACGGGGTGCACGACGCCTCCGCCGACCCCGCCCGGGTCCGCGCCCTCTTCGCCGCCGCGCCCTGGGCCACCGGGTACGGCATCGCCTGCGGCCTGCCCCCGCACCACCTGATCGGCGTCGACCTGGACACCAAGCCCGGCACGGACTCCCCGGCCGCGCTGCGCGCCCTCGCGGTACGGCACGAGTTCACGATTCCGGCCACGGTCGTCGTCCTCACCCCGAGCGGCGGCCGTCATCTCTGGCTCACCGGGCCCCCGGACGTGGCGGTCCCCAACTCCGCAGGCCGGCTGGCGCCGGGCATCGACATCCGGGGCGCCGGCGGCTACCTGGTCGGCCCCGGCTCACGGGGCACGCGCGGTACGTACGCCACGGCACCCGGCACGGGCCGTCTCCGCCCGGCGCCCTGTCCCCCGGCCCTGCTGCGCCTGCTCCTGCCCCCACCGCCCCGCCCCTCGCGGGCCCACTCCGCCTCCGATGGCGCGGCCCTGCTCCACTTCGTCCGCACCGCACACGAGGGCGAGCGCAACTCCCGCCTGTTCTGGGCGGCGTGCCGGGCGTGGGAACAGGGGGTCGGGGCGGCGCTGGCGGGCCCCCTCCTGGACGCGGCCCGGGACGCCGGGCTGCCGGAGCCTGAGGCACGGGCGACGCTGGGGTCGGCGGCGCGGAGGGTGGGAGGTTAG
- a CDS encoding LysR family transcriptional regulator, whose translation MLERFEIESFLTLAEELHFGRAAERLGVTTGRVSQVIRKLERRIGGPLFERNSRSVRLTAVGQRLADDLVPLVDGMAEALRRATDASRGITGELRVAFLGEWTAPALLKAVRLFRERHPECRVVVREAQLSDSRACLLDGSVDVLIASYPFDGMACGAPLLVEGRVLAVPAGHPLAGEESVSLEVLADHPVVQYPAVTSAAFKRDRTPDRTPSGRPVPKGPAGASFSEMLTLVALGLGVLPVGEHSRRYYPRPDIAYVPLRDAPPIRRGPVWREGNTTARVREFVRAAADVAQSQGPRHEPADGALGRA comes from the coding sequence GTGTTGGAGCGGTTCGAGATCGAGTCCTTCCTGACGCTCGCGGAGGAGCTGCACTTCGGGCGGGCCGCCGAGCGGCTGGGCGTGACGACCGGGCGGGTCAGCCAGGTGATCAGGAAGCTGGAGCGGCGGATCGGGGGCCCGTTGTTCGAGCGGAATAGCAGGAGCGTGCGGCTCACAGCGGTCGGACAGCGCCTCGCCGACGACCTCGTTCCCCTGGTCGACGGCATGGCGGAAGCCCTCCGCCGGGCCACCGACGCCAGCCGCGGGATCACCGGTGAGCTGCGGGTCGCCTTCCTGGGGGAGTGGACGGCGCCCGCGCTGCTGAAGGCGGTCAGGCTGTTCCGCGAGCGGCATCCCGAGTGCCGGGTCGTCGTCCGGGAGGCGCAGCTCTCCGACTCGCGTGCCTGCCTGCTCGACGGCTCGGTCGACGTGCTGATCGCCTCGTACCCCTTCGACGGCATGGCCTGCGGGGCTCCCCTGCTCGTGGAGGGACGGGTGCTCGCCGTCCCGGCCGGGCATCCGCTCGCGGGCGAGGAGTCCGTTTCGCTGGAGGTGCTCGCGGACCACCCCGTCGTGCAGTACCCGGCGGTCACCTCCGCCGCCTTCAAACGGGACCGCACCCCCGACCGCACCCCCTCGGGCCGCCCGGTACCCAAGGGCCCCGCCGGTGCCTCGTTCTCCGAGATGCTGACCCTGGTCGCCCTGGGCCTCGGCGTCCTCCCGGTGGGCGAGCACTCCCGCCGCTACTACCCTCGCCCGGACATCGCGTACGTACCTCTGCGTGACGCCCCGCCCATCCGCCGGGGGCCGGTGTGGCGGGAGGGCAACACGACGGCGCGCGTACGGGAGTTCGTGCGAGCCGCAGCGGACGTGGCGCAGAGCCAGGGCCCCCGCCACGAGCCGGCCGACGGTGCCCTCGGCCGAGCGTGA
- a CDS encoding VOC family protein, with protein MPALRVKAFDHLVLNVADVERSLAFYTTLLGLQPENADEWRAGKAPFPSVRITPDTIIDIVEGPRSDSNIDHFCLVVDPLDWPEVIASGRFTVLEGPVQRSGARGEATSIYVRDPDGNTIELRWYPEDA; from the coding sequence GTGCCCGCCCTGCGCGTCAAGGCATTCGACCACCTGGTCCTCAACGTCGCCGACGTCGAACGCTCCCTCGCCTTCTACACCACCCTCCTCGGCCTCCAGCCCGAGAACGCCGACGAATGGCGCGCCGGCAAGGCCCCCTTCCCCTCCGTCCGCATCACCCCGGACACCATCATCGACATCGTCGAGGGCCCCCGCTCCGACTCCAACATCGACCACTTCTGCCTGGTCGTGGACCCCTTGGACTGGCCCGAGGTCATCGCCTCCGGCCGCTTCACCGTCCTGGAGGGCCCGGTCCAACGCTCCGGCGCGCGGGGCGAGGCGACGTCGATCTACGTGCGGGACCCGGACGGGAACACGATCGAGCTGCGGTGGTATCCGGAGGACGCGTAG
- a CDS encoding S1C family serine protease gives MSTENEGNAVPPAPSAPPVPVASPAPPQGDAGATAQLPPVPPGPPEQQHPYGPGAHQPYGAPEGSWPPPPPPGTPGYGEAGAGGSGGGWGASYQQPAPKPAGGGRGGLIAAVLVAALVAGGLGGGLGYTLAKDNDGQGSTTVSASDNGASQVKRAPGTIAGVASKALPSTVTIEAESTSGEGGTGTGFVFDTQGHIVTNNHVVAEAVDGGKLSATFPDGRKYAAEVVGHAQGYDVAVIKLKNAPSDLKPLSLGNSDQVAVGDETIAIGAPFGLSNTVTTGIISAKNRPVASSDGSSSSKASYMSALQTDASINPGNSGGPLLNASGAVIGINSAIQSTSGGSFGSGQSGSIGLGFAIPINQAKYVAQQLIKNGKPVYAKIGASVSLEESTDGAKITDQGTGGADAVESGGPAAKAGLKPGDVITKLDDSVIDSGPTLIGEIWTHKPGDKVKVTYTRGGDQHTVDLTLGSRVGDS, from the coding sequence GTGAGCACCGAGAACGAGGGCAACGCGGTACCCCCGGCCCCGTCCGCACCTCCTGTGCCGGTGGCATCTCCCGCTCCCCCGCAGGGTGACGCGGGTGCGACGGCTCAGCTTCCGCCGGTGCCCCCCGGCCCGCCGGAGCAGCAGCACCCGTACGGGCCCGGCGCCCACCAGCCCTACGGCGCCCCCGAGGGCTCCTGGCCGCCTCCGCCGCCCCCCGGCACGCCGGGTTACGGCGAGGCGGGCGCGGGCGGCTCGGGCGGCGGCTGGGGTGCCTCGTACCAGCAGCCGGCGCCGAAGCCGGCCGGCGGCGGGCGCGGCGGCCTGATCGCGGCGGTGCTGGTGGCCGCGCTGGTCGCGGGCGGTCTGGGCGGCGGCCTCGGCTACACCCTGGCCAAGGACAACGACGGCCAGGGCTCCACCACCGTCTCCGCCTCGGACAACGGCGCCTCGCAGGTCAAGCGGGCGCCGGGCACCATCGCGGGCGTGGCCTCCAAGGCGCTGCCCAGCACGGTCACCATCGAGGCGGAGAGCACCAGCGGCGAGGGCGGCACGGGCACCGGGTTCGTCTTCGACACCCAGGGCCACATCGTCACCAACAACCACGTGGTCGCCGAGGCGGTCGACGGCGGCAAGCTGTCCGCCACCTTCCCGGACGGCCGCAAGTACGCCGCCGAGGTCGTGGGGCACGCCCAGGGCTACGACGTGGCCGTCATCAAGCTGAAGAACGCGCCCTCGGACCTCAAGCCGCTCTCCCTCGGCAACTCCGACCAGGTCGCGGTGGGCGACGAGACGATCGCCATCGGCGCCCCGTTCGGGCTGTCCAACACGGTGACGACCGGCATCATCAGCGCCAAGAACCGCCCGGTGGCCTCCAGCGACGGCAGCTCCAGCAGCAAGGCGTCCTACATGAGCGCCCTGCAGACCGACGCGTCGATCAACCCGGGCAACTCCGGCGGCCCGCTGCTCAACGCCTCCGGCGCGGTGATCGGCATCAACTCCGCGATCCAGTCCACCAGCGGGGGCAGCTTCGGCTCCGGCCAGTCCGGCTCGATCGGCCTCGGCTTCGCCATCCCGATCAACCAGGCCAAGTACGTCGCCCAGCAGCTCATCAAGAACGGCAAGCCGGTGTACGCCAAGATCGGCGCCTCGGTCTCGCTGGAGGAGTCCACCGACGGCGCGAAGATCACCGACCAGGGCACGGGCGGCGCGGACGCGGTCGAGTCGGGCGGCCCCGCCGCCAAGGCCGGCCTCAAGCCGGGCGACGTCATCACCAAGCTGGACGACTCCGTCATCGACAGCGGCCCCACCCTGATCGGCGAGATCTGGACCCACAAGCCCGGCGACAAGGTCAAGGTCACCTACACCCGGGGCGGCGACCAGCACACCGTCGACCTCACCCTCGGCTCCCGCGTCGGCGACAGCTGA
- a CDS encoding glycerophosphodiester phosphodiesterase: MTHAPHHTIQVVAHRGASEDAPEHTLAAYRKAIEDGADALECDVRLTADGHLVCVHDRRVNRTSNGRGAVSALELSDLSALDFGSWKGRAGRDEEPDWEHRPEDREETSVLTLERLLQLVADAGRRVELAIETKHPTRWAGQVEERLLALLRRYGLHAPASPEASPVRVMSFSARSLHRVHAAAPTLPLVLLAQFATPRLRDGRLPEGVTIAGPSLRIARSHPAYVRRLKEAGHQVHVWTVNEPADVDLCVDLGVDAIITNRPREVLGRLGR; the protein is encoded by the coding sequence GTGACCCACGCACCACACCACACGATCCAGGTCGTCGCCCACCGTGGAGCCTCCGAGGACGCGCCCGAACACACCCTCGCCGCCTACCGCAAGGCCATCGAGGACGGCGCCGACGCCCTGGAGTGCGATGTGCGGCTCACCGCCGACGGACATCTGGTCTGCGTCCACGACCGCCGGGTGAACCGCACCTCCAACGGCCGGGGCGCCGTCTCCGCCCTGGAGCTGTCCGACCTCTCGGCACTGGACTTCGGCTCCTGGAAGGGCCGCGCGGGCCGGGACGAGGAGCCCGACTGGGAACACCGGCCCGAGGACCGCGAGGAGACCTCCGTCCTCACCCTGGAACGCCTGCTCCAACTGGTCGCCGACGCCGGACGCCGGGTCGAGCTGGCCATCGAGACCAAGCACCCCACCCGCTGGGCCGGCCAGGTCGAGGAACGGCTGCTCGCCCTGCTGCGCCGGTACGGGCTGCACGCCCCCGCCTCCCCCGAAGCCTCCCCGGTGCGCGTGATGAGCTTCTCCGCCCGCTCCCTGCACCGGGTGCACGCCGCCGCCCCGACCCTGCCCCTGGTGCTCCTCGCCCAGTTCGCCACCCCGCGCCTGCGCGACGGGCGCCTCCCCGAGGGCGTCACCATCGCGGGCCCCTCCCTGCGCATCGCCCGCAGTCACCCGGCGTACGTACGGCGGCTCAAGGAGGCCGGTCACCAGGTGCACGTCTGGACGGTGAACGAGCCCGCCGACGTGGACCTCTGCGTGGACCTGGGCGTGGACGCCATCATCACCAACCGCCCGCGCGAGGTGCTCGGCCGCCTCGGCCGCTGA